The Candidatus Krumholzibacteriota bacterium genome contains a region encoding:
- a CDS encoding glycosyltransferase family 4 protein, with protein MIDRPEKIKVAFFCDAPYTGGAEKYIFLLASHLDPARFESHVIINNDEGLKRLRSWLEDSGIKVSSLGYTPPFSPGNARKLYRILRKYPADIFHINLPGSYDAGYGLAAPVARLAGVGKVVSTEHLPMFPAFTKGMLLKSITSRSIDRVITVSEDNRRHLERNHHIPSDKIEVIYNGIDRAVPDGETIKAIQDDIFEVTIIGALHKRKGHLVLFEAIAKLPRGVRLTVAGEGEMEKEYREYVESAGIGDRVEFIGHSDDIMGLLSRTDLLAVPSTLEATPYVIIEAMSLGVPVVASDIFGIPELVSDGETGLLVDEGDSGRLAESVERLMSDRELLERMSKRSLEVFKERFTIERSVSLTSRLYEALVRGKEKTQEMR; from the coding sequence GTGATTGACCGGCCAGAAAAGATTAAAGTCGCGTTTTTCTGCGACGCTCCATATACGGGAGGAGCGGAGAAATATATCTTTCTTCTTGCTTCGCACCTGGATCCGGCTCGATTCGAGAGTCATGTCATCATAAATAACGATGAGGGCCTGAAGAGATTGAGATCGTGGCTGGAAGATTCGGGGATCAAAGTCTCGTCGCTTGGATACACGCCGCCTTTTTCGCCCGGGAACGCGCGAAAGCTCTACAGGATCCTCAGGAAATATCCAGCTGATATTTTCCACATCAATCTCCCGGGCTCATACGACGCGGGGTATGGACTTGCCGCTCCGGTAGCCAGACTCGCCGGTGTCGGGAAGGTCGTTTCAACGGAGCATCTTCCGATGTTTCCCGCATTTACAAAAGGAATGCTGTTAAAAAGCATCACGTCAAGATCGATCGACCGGGTGATCACTGTAAGTGAGGATAACAGAAGACATCTTGAAAGGAATCATCACATTCCATCCGATAAGATCGAAGTCATATATAACGGGATAGACCGGGCAGTCCCTGATGGAGAGACCATCAAAGCAATTCAAGACGATATCTTTGAAGTAACGATTATCGGCGCGCTCCACAAGAGGAAGGGTCATCTCGTGCTATTCGAGGCGATCGCGAAGCTGCCCCGCGGCGTAAGGCTCACTGTTGCCGGCGAGGGGGAGATGGAAAAGGAATACAGGGAATACGTCGAGAGCGCGGGGATCGGCGACAGGGTGGAATTCATCGGCCATAGCGATGATATCATGGGGCTTCTTTCCCGGACGGATCTTCTCGCTGTTCCGTCGACTCTCGAGGCTACTCCCTATGTCATCATCGAGGCGATGTCTCTCGGAGTCCCCGTTGTCGCGAGCGATATATTCGGAATACCGGAGCTTGTTTCTGATGGTGAGACAGGGCTCCTTGTCGACGAGGGCGACAGTGGCAGGTTGGCCGAATCGGTCGAGAGGCTGATGTCAGACAGAGAACTGCTCGAAAGGATGTCGAAAAGATCGTTAGAAGTATTCAAAGAACGTTTTACTATCGAAAGGTCGGTATCGCTCACCTCTCGACTGTATGAAGCCCTTGTGCGCGGAAAAGAAAAGACACAGGAGATGAGATGA
- a CDS encoding glycosyltransferase family 4 protein has protein sequence MKILLAVPYSPYPVRRGFDRLMTNLVDGLIVDHEVVLVTMTFTEEERDSLRKQEKEHLKIASMIAPNKRSLAGRMIFKIRYAVRYMLKGIVPEVSYASPGKYIRLVADLARAEDPDLIISSYWHLYMLPVILPRFRHLLVTLDLDYLVAPSRLKFARGKRSGKRTPFRDRMRERTEKKAYDNFDMIMTVTEKDADILRKEYRGKKKQIETLPVSLDLKHFDRRGRIRVRDRILLTGTHLSDFNRDALRFFILDVLPIIRKKRPSAVLHVVGSVHPVDMESLKGENIEYCGYVSDLSSSLAEASVLVIPLRFGGGIRIRMLEAAAVGTPVVSTPTGVEGMGLVDGREYLEAGSPEDIAAAVLRLLDDDDLAGELGKNARVWMEKNYSDANYSERLKALFEKIIDKSEK, from the coding sequence ATGAAGATCCTGCTGGCAGTCCCGTATTCTCCATACCCCGTCAGGAGGGGTTTCGATCGTCTGATGACGAACCTTGTTGACGGCCTTATTGTCGATCACGAGGTCGTACTGGTGACGATGACATTTACGGAGGAAGAAAGGGATTCACTTCGAAAACAGGAAAAAGAGCACCTTAAAATCGCGTCTATGATCGCTCCGAACAAGAGGTCGTTGGCCGGCCGGATGATCTTCAAGATAAGATACGCAGTAAGGTATATGTTGAAGGGGATCGTTCCGGAAGTGAGTTACGCTTCTCCCGGTAAATACATCAGGCTGGTCGCCGATCTTGCCCGTGCTGAAGACCCTGATCTTATCATATCATCATACTGGCATCTCTACATGCTTCCCGTTATCCTGCCACGTTTCAGGCACCTGCTTGTGACTCTTGATCTCGATTATCTGGTGGCTCCTTCAAGGTTGAAGTTCGCGCGGGGAAAGCGGAGCGGAAAGAGGACTCCGTTCAGGGACCGGATGAGGGAAAGGACGGAAAAAAAGGCGTACGATAATTTCGATATGATCATGACCGTGACGGAAAAAGACGCGGATATTCTCAGGAAAGAGTACAGGGGAAAGAAGAAACAAATAGAGACCCTTCCCGTATCTCTCGACCTTAAGCACTTCGACAGAAGAGGCAGGATCAGGGTAAGAGACAGGATCCTTCTGACCGGAACGCATTTATCCGATTTCAACAGGGACGCGCTACGGTTTTTCATACTCGATGTTCTTCCCATTATAAGAAAGAAAAGACCCTCGGCTGTTCTCCATGTAGTCGGAAGCGTTCATCCGGTGGACATGGAATCTCTCAAGGGAGAGAATATTGAATATTGCGGATATGTCAGTGATCTTTCTTCCTCTCTGGCCGAAGCTTCCGTCCTTGTTATCCCTCTCAGGTTCGGCGGTGGGATAAGGATCAGGATGCTCGAAGCTGCCGCTGTCGGGACCCCGGTTGTAAGCACTCCCACTGGCGTCGAGGGTATGGGCCTGGTTGATGGAAGGGAATATCTCGAAGCCGGTTCACCTGAAGATATCGCCGCCGCGGTGCTGCGTTTGCTCGATGATGACGATCTCGCCGGTGAGCTTGGAAAGAATGCCAGGGTATGGATGGAGAAGAATTATTCGGACGCGAATTACAGCGAGAGGTTGAAAGCCCTGTTCGAAAAAATTATCGATAAATCAGAGAAGTGA